The stretch of DNA CGCGGATCGGCCAGCGCTTGTTGTAGAGGTTGAACACCGGGTGCACCGACACCAGGTCCATGTGGGCGTCATAGAAGGCATCCAGTGTCCCGACGTCGCGCCAATAGCCGTGGTCGCGTTCAGTGGCGCCGGGCACCTCATTGTTGTGGAAGTCGTAGACCGCGGCCATCCCGTCGGAGACCAACCTCGGAATGATGTCGCCGCCCATGTCGTGATCGGAGTGGTCGTCGTCGGCGTCGGCCCGGATCGCGTCGATCAGCACCTTCGTCGTGAAGATGTAGTTACCCATCGAGACGAAAGTGGCTTCCGGGTCGTCGGGGGTGCCCGGCGGATCGGCCGGCTTCTCGATGAACCCGCGGATCCGCCCGGACTCGTCGGAGTCGATGCAGCCGAAGGCCGTGGCTTCGGCGCGCGGCACCCGGATGCCCGCGACCGTCGCTCCCGCGCCGCTTTCGATGTGGAACTGGAGCATCTGCTCGGGATCCATCCGGTACACGTGGTCGGCACCGAAGATGATGATGTAGTCGGGGTCCTCGTCGTAGATCAGGTTCAGCGACTGATAGATGGCGTCGGCCGAGCCGGTGTACCAGCGCGGGCCGAGCCGCTGCTGCGCAGGCACCGGCGTGATGTACTCGCCGGCAAGCCCGGACAGCCGCCAGTTCTGCGAGATGTGGCGATCCAGCGAATGCGACTTGTATTGGGTCAGCACACAGATGCGCAGGTATCGGGCGTTCACCAGATTCGACAACACAAAATCGATCAGCCGGTAGGCGCCGCCGAAGGGAACCGCCGGTTTGGCGCGGTCGGCCGTCAGCGGATAGAGCCGCTTGCCTTCTCCGCCGGCCAGGACGATGCCAAGGACGTGTGGCAACTCCCTCATGCTTCAAACCTATCCGCAGCTTCACGCCACTGCCAGCCATTGACGGCGATTGATCGGTGTCCGTCAAGGTAATTGGCCAGTTGGCGGTCGAAGAAACCTCCGCCAACTATTACGGTCGACACTATGCGGGTGGCGATGATGACTCGGGAGTATCCGCCCGAGGTCTACGGCGGCGCGGGGGTGCACGTCACCGAACTCGTCGCGCAACTGCGCCATCTTTGTGAGGTCGACGTGCACTGCATGGGCGCGCCGCGGCCAGGGGTTTTCGTGCATCAACCCGATCCGGCTCTCAAGGGCGCCAACGCCGCGCTGTCGACGCTGTCGGCCGACCTCAACATGGTCAACGGCGCGTCGAACGCCACCGTCGTGCATTCGCACACCTGGTACACGGGGTTGGCCGGACACTTGGCCGCGCTGCTGTACGGCATCCCGCACGTGCTGACCGCGCATTCGCTCGAACCGATGCGGCCGTGGAAGGCCGAACAGCTGGGCGGCGGCTACCGCGTCTCGTCGTGGGTGGAGAAGACCGCGGTCGAGGCCGCCGACGCCGTGATCGCGGTCAGTTCCGGCATGCGGGACGACGTGCTGCACACCTATCCGGCGCTGGACCCCAACCGGGTGCACGTGGTGCGCAACGGAATCGATACCGACGTCTGGTTTCCCGCACAGCCCGAACCCGGCGACTCGGTGCTCGCGGAACTCGGCGTCGACCTGACCCGTCCGATCGTCGCGTTCGTCGGGCGGATCACCCGGCAGAAGGGCGTCGCGCATTTGATCGCGGCCACCCATCACTTCGCGCCTGACATCCAACTTGTGTTGTGTGCGGGCGCGCCGGACACGCCGGAGATCGCGGCCGAGGTGACGTCGGCGGTGCAGGAGCTGGCCCGCGTTCGCAGCGGCGTGTACTGGGTTCGGGAGATGCTGCCGATCGGCAAGATTCGCGAAATACTCTCAGCGGCAACGGTTTTCGTGTGCCCCTCGGTGTACGAGCCGCTGGGCATCGTGAACCTGGAAGCAATGGCGTGCGCGACGGCAGTGGTCGCCTCCGATGTGGGCGGCATCCCGGAGGTGGTGGCGGACCGTCAGACCGGTCTGCTGGTGCACTACGACGCGAGCGACCCGACGTTCTTCGAGCGGCGCCTGGCCGAGGCGGTCAACTCGCTGGTGGCCGATCCCGAGCGGGCCGGCCAATATGGGCAAGCCGGACGGCAGCGTTGTATCCAGGAGTTTTCCTGGGCGCATATCGCGGAGCAGACGTTGGAGATCTACCGAAAAGTGTCTTTGTAGGCGGCCCCGGCGTGCAGCGGGAGACTAGCTGGTCACGCCCTTGAGTTCGTCGCCGAGAGCAGACGCTTCTTCGGGGGTGAGTTCGACCACGAGTCGGCCGCCCCCTTCTAGTGGTACTCGCATCACGATGCCGCGCCCCTCCTTGGTTGCTTCCAGTGGACCGTCGCCGGTCCGGGGCTTCATCGCCGCCATCGAGTGCTCCCTCCACATGGCCAGCCCGTCGTCGGGCATACAGAACTTCTCCTATTGTTCCCTATCGGCAGCGATCGGTGTGCAAAGACCCGGCCATGACCGTCATTACGATGCGGCTTTGATGGCTGGAACCCAACAATCGGCGGTGTGGTCGTCGACCATTCCGGTGGCCTGCATCAAGGCGTAGGCCGTCGTCGGCCCAACGAATCGGAAGCCCCGGCGCTTCAATTCCTTGGCCATCGCGGTGGATTCCGGCGTCACCGCGGGGACCGCGGACAGGTCGGCGGGTCGCGGTCGTGACGGTGGTGCGAACGACCACAACAATTCGCTGAGATCCACGCCGTTGTCCGAGAGGTCGACGACCGCGCGCGCATTGGCGATGGTGGCTTCGACCTTCGCGCGGTTGCGCACGATGCCCGTGTCGGCCATCAGCCGGTCGATGTCGCGTTTGGTGTAGCGCGCGACGCGCTCGGCATCGAACTTGTGGAAGGCGCGACGAAAGTTCTCCCGCTTGCGCAGGATGATCAGCCACGAAAGGCCACTCTGGAAGGCCTCGAGGCTGATCCGTTCGAACAGGGCCGCCGAATCGCGCAGCGGCTGGCCCCATTCGGTGTCGTGGTAGTCCCGATAGAGGACGAAATCGGCTGGGGCCAACCGTGTTTGGTCGATCCACCCGCACCGTGTGCGACCGTCGTCGTCGACGGTCACGAGTCTTCCTCGCCGTTGGGCAGCGCGTGCGCCGGGCCCTCGGCGTGTTCAACCGCCTGTTCGGCGTCCTCGTCGAGACCGTGGGCCGCGCGCACCGCTGCGAGCTGGCCGCGCAGCAGATCGAGTTCTTGGCCGAGCCGGTCGAGCACCCAGTCGACCTCGCTGGTCTTGTAGCCGCGAACGGTCTGGGTGAACTTGACGGCGTCGACGTCGGAGCCCGTGACGCCGGAGGCGGGTAGCACCGTGGCGGTGGTGGCGGCCGGCAGCGGCGGCAACGGCTCGCCGCGGCCGAACAGCACGCTGCCAAGTCCGAACAGCACGACCGCCACCAGGATCAGCACAACCAGATACAGCAGAACCAAGGTCACGCCCTCGATACTGCCCGAAGGGCCTGACAACCGGCTCGTCGGATCAGGCCGGTTTCGACCGCGGCCGGCGGGTGAGCAGCCGCAGCGTGAAGCGGCTCAGGTGCGGCGCCCGGTTCGCCACCTGCACGAGGGCCCTATCGGCGGGCTTCATCGTCGCGTTGGGCGATGGGGTCAACGCCGCCTGTTCGGGCGTGGCCTGCGACGCCGGCCGCTGGTCCTCGCGGCGATCGGCCACGACGGCGTGCACCGACCACCTGCCCGGTACGCCCTTCAGTTCATGCGCCCCGCGTGGTTCGAACTCGACGCCCGAGCCGAACACCAGATCACGCACCGTCGCCGAGACCAACACCTCGCCCGGCCCGGCCAGCGCCATGATGCGAGATCCGATGTGCGCCGCGACTCCGCTGATGTCGTCGTCGGTCACCTCGCACTCGCCGGCATGCACGCCCGCCCGCAGTTCGACACCTTCGTCACTGGCATGTCGGGAAATCGCCAGCGCGCACCGGACTGCGAGCGTCGGGCGGTCGAACGTCGCAAGCACGCCGTCGCCCATCGTCTTGATGAGCGTGCCGTCGTGACGCTCGACCTGATCACGCACCGCGGCGTGGTGCGTGGCCAGCAGCGTCGACCATGTCTCGTCACCCATTTCCACCGCGCGCGCCGTGGACCCGACGATGTCGGTGTAGAGCACCGTCACGAGCTTGCGCGAGATGGGCCCGCGGGGCGCGCTGCCGCCGATGAAGTCCTCCATGCCGGTGAGGATGTCGTCGCCGTTGAAATAGCAGATGTGCTCGGCCCCAGGCAGTTCCAGCATCTTCGCCCCGGCGATGTTGTCCGCAATCCAACGTGAGCCCTCGACCGGGACGATGTCGCCGGTCCGGTGGATGATCAGCGTCGGCACGTCGACCGCGTCCACCGCAGTTGTGACGTCGTAATCCCACATTGCGTTGATCATCACCCGCGCCATGCCAGGACTCGCGCACGCCCGCTCGACGTTCGGGGCCAGCCTGCGGTACACCAGGTTCTCGCGCGCATACGGGGACAGAGTGTGGAGCATCGACCCGTCGCCCCAGTGGTCGCTGCAATGTCGAATCATGGCCCAAAACGGCTCGAACCGGTGTTCGGTGCCCGGGATGAAATCCTCGGTGGGCGTCAGCCGCGCCATACCGCTCATCGCGATCAGCCCCTCGACGCGCTCGGGGTGCGTCGCGGCCAGCAGGATCGCAGGCGCAGAAGCCTCGGAGTACCCGATGACCACCGCCCGTTTCGAGCCGGCCGCGTCGAGCACGGCGAGGAAATCATCGGCTCGCTGCTGCACTGTCGGAACGCCGGCAACCGGATCGGAGAGCCCGGTGCCGGGCTTGTCGAACAGCAAAAGCCGCCCGATGGACGCCAGTTCTCGGAGGAACGCGGTCGCATTCGGATCCGCCCACACCAGATCCAGGTGCGAAATCAGACCCGCACCAAGAATGATGTCGACGGGCCCATCACCGATCGCCTGATAAGCGATGCAGATGTCCCCCCGACGGGCGTACTCGACGTCGACGGTCACGTCGCTACCGGTTGTGCTTCCCCCACATAGACGCTGATCGTTCCCTGTGAAGGGCGTCAGGTCAATTAGCAAGGCTTATCCGCGTGGGCGCAGTGTGACCATCGGGGGGCGATCGGCCAGCGACACCGAGGACGTGCGCGGGGTGTAGTCGTCGCCGTCGGCAAAGAACTGCGTCAGGGCCACCCCGGAATCCGGGACGCCGCAGCGCGACAGCAGGGTTGCGATGACCTGGCGGCTCATCGACGCGAGCTCGGTCAGCGGCCGGTTGCGGTGGGTGCGCACGCCGAGGTTGACCTGAGCGATCGCGTCCAGGCCAAGCCGGTCGTAGGTGTCGATCAACAGCCCGATCTCGACGCCGTAGCCCGGCGCGAACGGCACCGAGGTCAGCAGCTCACGCGAGCCTGCGTATTCGCCGCCAAGCGGCTGCAGCAGGCAGCTCAGTTCGGGTCGCAGCGACGCCAACAGCGGGCGCGCGACGAGCTCGGTGACGCGGCCGCCGCCGTTGGCATCCTCGCTGCCGCTGACCTTCAGCGGACGTCGGTAGAAGCCCTTGACCAGGTGCACGCCCTCGGTGGTCAGCAGCGGGCCGACCAGCTTGGGCACGAACATCGGATCCGGATCGATCAGGTCGGAGTCGACGAAGACAATGATGTCGCCGGTGGTCGCGGCCAGCGACCGCCAGAGCACCTCACCCTTGCCGGGCTGCGGGTCGACCTCGGGCAGCGCGACCTCGCGGCTGACCACCTTGGCGCCCGCGGCGATCGCGCGGATCTCGGTCTCATCGGTGGAGCCGGAGTCCAGCACGATCAGTTCGTCGACCAGCCCGCCCAGCAGCGGCGTGATGG from Mycobacterium sp. JS623 encodes:
- the glgC gene encoding glucose-1-phosphate adenylyltransferase, translated to MRELPHVLGIVLAGGEGKRLYPLTADRAKPAVPFGGAYRLIDFVLSNLVNARYLRICVLTQYKSHSLDRHISQNWRLSGLAGEYITPVPAQQRLGPRWYTGSADAIYQSLNLIYDEDPDYIIIFGADHVYRMDPEQMLQFHIESGAGATVAGIRVPRAEATAFGCIDSDESGRIRGFIEKPADPPGTPDDPEATFVSMGNYIFTTKVLIDAIRADADDDHSDHDMGGDIIPRLVSDGMAAVYDFHNNEVPGATERDHGYWRDVGTLDAFYDAHMDLVSVHPVFNLYNKRWPIRGEAEMLAPAKFVNGGSAQESVVGAGSIISAASVRNSVLSSNVVVDDGAIVEGSVIMPGTRIGRGAVVRHAILDKNVVVGPGEMVGVDLEKDRERFAISSGGVVAVGKGVWI
- the glgA gene encoding glycogen synthase, whose protein sequence is MRVAMMTREYPPEVYGGAGVHVTELVAQLRHLCEVDVHCMGAPRPGVFVHQPDPALKGANAALSTLSADLNMVNGASNATVVHSHTWYTGLAGHLAALLYGIPHVLTAHSLEPMRPWKAEQLGGGYRVSSWVEKTAVEAADAVIAVSSGMRDDVLHTYPALDPNRVHVVRNGIDTDVWFPAQPEPGDSVLAELGVDLTRPIVAFVGRITRQKGVAHLIAATHHFAPDIQLVLCAGAPDTPEIAAEVTSAVQELARVRSGVYWVREMLPIGKIREILSAATVFVCPSVYEPLGIVNLEAMACATAVVASDVGGIPEVVADRQTGLLVHYDASDPTFFERRLAEAVNSLVADPERAGQYGQAGRQRCIQEFSWAHIAEQTLEIYRKVSL
- a CDS encoding DUF3117 domain-containing protein; this translates as MAAMKPRTGDGPLEATKEGRGIVMRVPLEGGGRLVVELTPEEASALGDELKGVTS
- a CDS encoding DNA-3-methyladenine glycosylase I, whose amino-acid sequence is MTVDDDGRTRCGWIDQTRLAPADFVLYRDYHDTEWGQPLRDSAALFERISLEAFQSGLSWLIILRKRENFRRAFHKFDAERVARYTKRDIDRLMADTGIVRNRAKVEATIANARAVVDLSDNGVDLSELLWSFAPPSRPRPADLSAVPAVTPESTAMAKELKRRGFRFVGPTTAYALMQATGMVDDHTADCWVPAIKAAS
- a CDS encoding DivIVA domain-containing protein is translated as MTLVLLYLVVLILVAVVLFGLGSVLFGRGEPLPPLPAATTATVLPASGVTGSDVDAVKFTQTVRGYKTSEVDWVLDRLGQELDLLRGQLAAVRAAHGLDEDAEQAVEHAEGPAHALPNGEEDS
- a CDS encoding adenylate/guanylate cyclase domain-containing protein, with translation MTVDVEYARRGDICIAYQAIGDGPVDIILGAGLISHLDLVWADPNATAFLRELASIGRLLLFDKPGTGLSDPVAGVPTVQQRADDFLAVLDAAGSKRAVVIGYSEASAPAILLAATHPERVEGLIAMSGMARLTPTEDFIPGTEHRFEPFWAMIRHCSDHWGDGSMLHTLSPYARENLVYRRLAPNVERACASPGMARVMINAMWDYDVTTAVDAVDVPTLIIHRTGDIVPVEGSRWIADNIAGAKMLELPGAEHICYFNGDDILTGMEDFIGGSAPRGPISRKLVTVLYTDIVGSTARAVEMGDETWSTLLATHHAAVRDQVERHDGTLIKTMGDGVLATFDRPTLAVRCALAISRHASDEGVELRAGVHAGECEVTDDDISGVAAHIGSRIMALAGPGEVLVSATVRDLVFGSGVEFEPRGAHELKGVPGRWSVHAVVADRREDQRPASQATPEQAALTPSPNATMKPADRALVQVANRAPHLSRFTLRLLTRRPRSKPA
- a CDS encoding glucosyl-3-phosphoglycerate synthase, which encodes MTLSPELPGTDVVTGRWLTDHSWNRPSWTIAELIAAKAGRTISVVLPALNEEETVGSVVETITPLLGGLVDELIVLDSGSTDETEIRAIAAGAKVVSREVALPEVDPQPGKGEVLWRSLAATTGDIIVFVDSDLIDPDPMFVPKLVGPLLTTEGVHLVKGFYRRPLKVSGSEDANGGGRVTELVARPLLASLRPELSCLLQPLGGEYAGSRELLTSVPFAPGYGVEIGLLIDTYDRLGLDAIAQVNLGVRTHRNRPLTELASMSRQVIATLLSRCGVPDSGVALTQFFADGDDYTPRTSSVSLADRPPMVTLRPRG